In Ananas comosus cultivar F153 linkage group 7, ASM154086v1, whole genome shotgun sequence, the sequence caagttttccgccgttagatccacccttttgatcattttcacccgttagatcatactattcaaccaaccgcccactcaaccctagggggtccacatcatcctaaccgcacatctctcaatccaatggccgaaaacttggtagcaccaaggatttggtactattaatagtatattagcctagttttatatatatatatatatatatatatatNAATGTCATTTTATTATGTAGCAGGTTACACTAcaacaaattttacatttaaggacgctttaaattataattaacgacgctttaaagcgtcggaAAAAATAacaccgacacttttaaaagcGTCGGATAAAGAGTCGTTAAACAAACATGTCGGGACATATATACCGACGCTTTAACATAGCGTCGGGGAATTTTTTTCCGACTCTTTTTAGAGTCGGTAATGTGTTAGGTGCCGACTCTAAAAAAAGTCGTTAATTCAAACAATTGCCGACACTCCAAAGTGTCGGTAAATTAAGAAATACCAACATATTACCGACTCTAAAAAGAGtcgttaatttaaacaattgCCAACATTCCAAAGCATcggtaaattataaaattccaaCATATTACCGACCCTGAAAGAgtcgttaatttaaacaaataccAACACTCGAAAGCACcggtaaattatttaatatcaaataaacACGCCAATACCAAATCTTTACAATaatgaacaaaaatattaaaatgtttCAACATTAATAAACTTTAATCAACAATATGCTAATCCCAATTAAGAAATCAAAAATTCTCTCCTACTATAGAAGCAGGGAATAATAAgaacaaacaaaattttcatcACTTCTTTATTCACAATGAATTATTAATCGTATAGCGTATATATTGTTTTCAGTTTAAACGAATGCCCTCTGGTAATGTATATGCAGCTGCAAACAAAATGTGACGAAAAGAGTAATATGAGCAGAACTCAATTGCTTCAGGATTCCCACCAAAATAGTATATGTCAGACAATATTCATCCTGcaataacaaacaaaaattaaagttagtaCAAATACTGAATTTGCCGATCTTATATTGTTGTAGATAAAATGTGAGGAAAAAAGAGTTTGTGATTAAAGCTCTAGATAGTTGGGTTACGATACAAATAGACgcatatcaaataaaaataaaggtcTCAAAGTAAAGTCTTTTTGTCAAAAGGCTTACATTTCCGAGCACTGATATAAACTTAAAACTTTTCCAAGTTCCATgcaaaagaaggaaaataatTGACAAAGTAACATCAAGGTATTTACTTCTCCAAGTTCCCTGCAAATgaagtaaaataattaacaaagtAACATCA encodes:
- the LOC109712690 gene encoding uncharacterized protein LOC109712690 isoform X1 translates to MQSSFKLKLQGYGGWLGIIARKPNLCPIHYPSWNVMPLMFKTKLLLLTRGTWRSKYLDVTLSIIFLLLHGTWKSFKFISVLGNDEYCLTYTILVGILKQLSSAHITLFVTFCLQLHIHYQRAFV
- the LOC109712690 gene encoding uncharacterized protein LOC109712690 isoform X2, which gives rise to MQSSFKLKLQGGWLGIIARKPNLCPIHYPSWNVMPLMFKTKLLLLTRGTWRSKYLDVTLSIIFLLLHGTWKSFKFISVLGNDEYCLTYTILVGILKQLSSAHITLFVTFCLQLHIHYQRAFV